A region of the Festucalex cinctus isolate MCC-2025b chromosome 8, RoL_Fcin_1.0, whole genome shotgun sequence genome:
GAAAACTAAGATTTATAACTACCTTAAGTGTCTTATTGTGAGAAGCTTTATGGTTGAGGGCTACTTCTCCAGGTAtatacgcacacatacacgacaTCTTTATGTTGACACGTATATGAAGACAAAGTGGATTGGCGGCGTGGTGCCGCACAAATTCCAATCTATTACCTTATCTATTAGAAGAAAATAAATCCAATGATTCCTTATGTCCATAAAAGTTTAGTCTTTCGTCCAATGGTTTCTAATCAACAGTCcaagtgagcaaaaaaaaaaaaagactgtaccGGTAATAGGTTTCCCTTCAAGCTGATGTTTGTGCCACCATTGCAGTCCTAGTTCACCATACAAGGCAGAAAGGTGCACACATCCAACCATAGGAGGAACGTGCACAAGATCCATTGGTGTTACCTACCTTCGTCGCTGACTTGGACATTCacagaccctttttttttctcttattctAAAGGTGTGCAAACTGTTTAGCTCACtctgtggtattttttttcgaAAGAGGAGGGCGGTGCTACTGGATCTGACACGCTGTGGAGGGCGCAGCTTGACAGCACATGCAGGTGGGGTTGACGGCTTTGGGCGGGATCAGATCCAGATCCTCATCATCTGGAATCTCATCCAGTCGGTAGCCATCCTTCAGGAGCTGGATGTTGAGGTCCTGGTTGATTTGCTGCAGTAGACACAAGTAGCACTTGAACCATGTTTATACAAGCAGATTGGTGTGTTTACACAGAATGGTAGCTTTGAAAGTCACAAAGTGTGGTGTGAGGAACAGATAACTACAAACGAACAGTGGTAGACAAATGTATGTATCCCACCACCCCAGCTCCCACCACAGGCCAATTTGAATACAACTAGTAGGGTCAGTGTCAGGCTGTGTGAGATGATCTGATGACCAGGGGGTGATGTTCACTAAATGATGCGGCTAACACTACATGAACTTAAATATAATGTGCATATAGATACCTGGTCCCTCAGACATCTCACCTCGGCTGAGGAGTATCCTGATGAGGAGTACCTGGACATGTCAAAGTCGTCATCACTGCAAACAGGAGACAACAACTTAGAAGATGCTGGTTGCCACAGTGATATTCAGATTTGCTTGCGCTTGACTAATGAAGGTTTCCCATACCGATCTAAAGAAATACTGTAGGAATGATGTTATGTGTTATTGTATTCTTATGCTATTATGAATAGGaatgtcacgatatgatattatcacgatgtgaagctcacaatacgataattatcacgatattgtggggaggttgtcaatatttaaaaatggtaacaatattgtcaaaaaaattggctcatactaaaaatcagcacaatattgtgcttttgtacataacatcaatgttaccttattattattgttttattattgttattatgttgtgttgttaatgcacacacacacacacacattgagttcctccacatattgacttgcttcacaggcatattcgtTCCCCTTCatatgacaattagtgtagattttaaacatagaagggacaaaacatccctaatcaaaattaaattgcacgaaaaatttgccaccagagggtgctagaactgcacaaatgtaaatcaacctgacttttttttttttacagatgtgttgcatttaaatattgtgaacgtgaCGCCGACGATATTGTGCTTATCTTTATATCTCTTATTATGGAGTggccaaaataaacacaacccAAATCTTTACAATGAGGTTCTGCAGCCAATCTCAGGTACAAAATACATTATGTTACAATTGCACTTGAGGTAGCTGCCGTATATTTTGGGTTAAGCACACcatgtattttaaattaaagatgTTGCATATTAAGTTTATGGAGTGAACGCTTGTTTGTACCCACTTTTTGTGAATgactttgaaaataaaagcttgaggttacggctatatatatatatatatatatacatatttttttatggcGAATGTATAGCATCCTGAGCCAAGTAAGtaagtagatagatagatagttagaGCACTGAATAGAGTACAGTTCTCCACCAAGGCTTTAATTtctatacagtactgtactagTGGGGGGGTTTTTGTCCATCATTTGAGCAGGATAGTGACATAGTGGTTTGCACAGCTACCTTACAGTTCTGAGATTCGTGGTTCAAATCTCAGCTTCAGCCTTCCTGAGTTGATAACGCTCTCCCCATGCTTGTGTGAGTTTTCTtgggcttcctcccacattcaatTACATCCTAATTCCACCTCACCCAATTTCTCCTCCCCCCTCCCGCAATACATAGATGATTACTTcaaaaggtaaaaacaaaacaaaactgttattTCTAGTTAACCTTTTAAAATATATCGTGACACCAATCTCAGGGCTTTTCTAACACACCTTGTCTATAATTTTCCCTCATGTTGGAGGCTAGTGAGAGAACAAAGTGCGGGACTCGTCTGTGTCCAGTACAGGGTGGAAGCAGGCGCTCCCGCTGAGCTGCTTTTCCGTCTCCAAATCCTCACCCCACTATCCTCTAATCCTGCACCCTGAGAGAGGCTTGCCCCATTTTTGGATCCCGACTGTTCCAACTCTCTCAAGTGGCTTCATGGATTAATGTAACATGGTGAGACCAACAACACCATGAAATCCCTCCTTCCCCTCATAGGTCAGGCACTTTGTTACTTCCaagttttatattttgaagtgtgAAAAGATGTTTTAGAAAGTGAACGGCACATACCTGTCGGTGTCCAGTGCTACAAGGGGCTTCTCATCTGGGCTCTGGTCTAAAGAGGAGTAGCCTTTATTTGGCACAACCAACCTGCACACAAGCAAACAGTATGTTTCTGAATTAGAACCCACTTTGAAAAAGCATGTTTCTTCTGTGTTGTTCTGTGAAAGTAAGAGGAAAATGCAAAACATGAACACTATGAATGCTTAATTTGCTGTTAACCCTTGGCCATTGTCAATACAGCTTGCATGCCATGTATAGCCTGAAtgtaaactaggggtgtcaaaattagtgcgttcattttgagttaatttaaagttcctctaacgccactaattttttctAACACGTgattaatgactgccccttCCTTGGAAAGTTTGtagtgggggaattccagtcgcaacgcagcagacatgcccacgtcaaaattttgcagtaataaatttaataataataatgcaaatgtttGTGGAGAATGGGCTCAAGTTGTActtaacaattttaaaaatgtgcataatttcacaagttacttcatgttaaagattagatagctcttaatatgaacataaaaatgcactgagcaaatgcaattatgccatctagtggcagaaaaatgatcacaacacaaatcaatatcacacgtttttttttacagtacagtgcatcttattaattttatgaattatagtattatgaaattactccatcaatgactaaaagaggcAGCCATATTTcaattagtttatttatttatttatttttaccatttttatgttaacaagagaatGAAAACTTAGGGGAAAtttgttttgtacattttattgtacatttagaacatatgtaaaatgtgtgcttaatcatgagttaactcttgaagtcatgtgattataaATTTATGAAAATGATTAAAATCACCTGACACCTCTAATGTAAACACATATTTTACTTCTAAACAGCTACTCATAGAAGGTGTTAAAGAATGTTCATTTCCTATGTCTgggaattcaattcaatttcacaAATGCAGGGAAAAGTGAGGTACAGCTGTAACCCTCAAAATGCAGGAAGGACTTTGAGATTATCAGTCTGCCTCAGGGCATTTGGCATCAAGCCATTCGCTAGCCTTTCATATATTTCCACTAATCCACCAGGGAGTGGGATTAGACAGAGCCAGTTGTCGATATTGTGGGTTACACCAGCTTTGTGCGCTGACTCCGTGCTCGCCATTTACTCACACAGAACACAAACAAACCCCCATCTTTGTTGTTGCGATCTCTTTGTAGCGTTACAAAGTCAGATGACATCCCTCAAAAGGCTGGATGCAAATCCATTATGTACTTGTGTGTGCTGTAGGCGCTACAAGAATGGAGTTCAACACCGCCATGGAAAGGAACTTGTTACCTTGTCCGGGCATTCTTCTTAGGTTGTTGATTGACAGGGCTACCCACAGTGCCGTTCTTCACTGATCCCTTTCTGGCAAGATCCCTCTGTTTCTCTGGCAACCACAGGATGTGAGGTCATCAGTAAACATGAGAATTAAGTGATCGCTTGCAATGAatgggtaaataaaaaaacactgttaagactaattttgacaccttttCGACGTGATATAATTCTCTTGTAATTCTTTTTGTAAACTGATTACTTGTAAAAGCTCAGTGCTGGAATGAACAGGGCCGATCAATTGACCAATAAGGCCTTTTCAAGTAATAATCGGCTGGAGTTTTGCAGATTAAACACCAATATGAACTTACTTTCTCATGAAACACTTAACGCTGTTCAATACGttctcgttttttacagtacagtacatatttttcattttaaacaattttatgaattatgaaattactgtatcagtgactaaaaaATGCAACCAACTTTCCATTAGGTTAACATt
Encoded here:
- the fam219aa gene encoding protein FAM219A isoform X1, encoding MMEEIDRFQVPPVNGETQPLDPAASSNSEADPDAKGETVAINYKPSPLQVQIEKQRDLARKGSVKNGTVGSPVNQQPKKNARTRLVVPNKGYSSLDQSPDEKPLVALDTDSDDDFDMSRYSSSGYSSAEVRCLRDQQINQDLNIQLLKDGYRLDEIPDDEDLDLIPPKAVNPTCMCCQAAPSTACQIQ
- the fam219aa gene encoding protein FAM219A isoform X2, whose protein sequence is MMEEIDRFQVPPVNGETQPLDPAASSNSEADPDAKGETVAINYKPSPLQVQIEKQRDLARKGSVKNGTVGSPVNQQPKKNARTRLVVPNKGYSSLDQSPDEKPLVALDTDSDDDFDMSRYSSSGYSSAEQINQDLNIQLLKDGYRLDEIPDDEDLDLIPPKAVNPTCMCCQAAPSTACQIQ